GTGGTCCGGGTGGTCCGACGCAGGTTCCGTCGCCTACCGGTCCGACCATCACACCCAGTAATCCGCCGGGTCGCCCATAGGGGTTAGCCCGGCGCCGCGCCTGGCATGATCGACACCCATGACCGTTGAAGTCGTTTACACCAACGAATCCACTGCCACTGGGGGCGGCCAGGCGAGGTCAGCGACCCGGGGCGACGTCGACGTCGACGTCCAGGTCTAACCCTCATGCGGATCGCCACCGCGGCGGTGAGTGTGGCCGTCGGCGCAGCGTTGGCTGTCCCCGTCGCGCAGGCTCACCCGTCGGATCCGGGAGTGGTTTCCTACGCGGTCCTCGGCAAGGGGTCCGTGGGCAACATCGTCGGCGGACCGATGGGGTGGGAGTCGGTGTTCACCCAGCCGATCCAGGAGTTCTGGGTCGAGCTTCCGGCGTGCAACAACTGGGCGGACATCGGCCTGCCCGAGGTGTACAACGACCCCGACCTGGCGTCGTTCAACGGAGCCACCACGCAGACGTCGGCCACTGACCAAACCCACTACGTCAAGCAGGCGGTCGGGGTTTTCGCCACCAACGACGCCGCCGACCGGGCCTTCCACCGGGTCGTGGACCGGACCGTGGGTTGCTCGGGACAGACCACCGCGATGCACTTGGACAACGGAATCACCCAGGTGTGGTCGTTCGCCGGCGAGGGCGCCACCGGCGGCGACATGGTGTGGGTCAAGCAAGAAGCGGGCACCGATCGTCGCTGCTTCGATCAAACCCGGCTGCGCGAAAATGTGTTGCTCCAAGCCAAGGTCTGCCAATCTGGCAACGCCGGCCCCGCGGTCAATGTGCTGGCCGGAGCAATGCAGAACGCACTGGGCCAGTAGCCGCGGCCTAATTTGGGTAAACAGCTAACCCGTGCAAGGAATATGTCGGGGCGGTCTGGTAGCTGAAGTGGTGGCGGCTAAGGTTCTCCTAGCTGCGACAACGAGGGTCTGCGACGCGCGCTCCGGGCCCGGAGGGATCGTGATATGACGTTCGGCGCCATCGCCGCGGCGGCCTCGCGGTTGGATGGCGCTTGCCCGGCCGACGTCGAGATGACGAGTTCGTCGGTGGCCGCGGAGTACATCGCGGATACCTGCCTCGACGACGGCCCGCTGGGGCGCGTCGGCCTGGAGCTGGAGGCGCACTGTTACGACCCGGCCGATCCGTTTCGCAGGCCGAGCTGGGACGAAATCACCGCCGTTCTGGAGTGGCTGAGCCCGATGCCGGGCGGCAGTGTGGTCACCGTGGAGCCCGGCGGCGCCGTGGAACTGTCCGGCCCACCGGTCGTCGGCGTACTGCCCGCCGTTGAGGCGATGACCCGCGATCAGCAGGTACTGCGGTCGGCCTTCGCCGAGGCCGGGCTGGGGTTGGTTTTCCTGGGAGCCGACCCGCTGCGCTCGCCGATGCGGGTCAACCCGGGCGCGCGGTATCGCGCCATGGAACGGTTCTTCGCCGCCAGCCACAGCGGGGCAGCGGGTGCGGCGATGATGACATCGACCGCCTCGATCCAGGTCAATCTGGACGCCGGGCCGCAGGACGGGTGGGCGTCGCGGGTGCGGCTGGCGCACGCCCTGGGGCCGACGATGATCGCGATCGCGGCCAACTCCCCGATGCTGAGCGGTCGATTCTCCGGTTGGGTGTCCAGCCGCCAGCGGGTGTGGGGTCAGATGGACTCCGCGCGGTGCGGGCCCATCCTGGGGGCCAGCGGCGACGACCCCGGCACCGACTGGGCGCGCTACGCGCTGAAGGCCCCGGTGATGATGGTGCGAAGCCCGGACGCCGACGACACTTTTGCGGTCACCCATTACGTGCCCTTCGCCGATTGGGTGGACGGCGTGGTCCGGCTCGGCGGTCGCCGGCCCACCGTCGCCGACCTGCAGTACCACCTCACCACCCTGTTTCCGCCGGTGCGCCCGCGGCGGTGGCTCGAGATCCGCTACCTGGACAGCGTGCCCGACGACGTCTGGCCCGCCGTGCTGTTCACCCTGGTGACGCTGCTCGACGACCCGGCCGCGGCCGACCTCGCCGCCGACGCCGTCGAGCCGGTGGCCACCGCGTGGGACACCGCCGCCCGGGTCGGCCTGAGCGACCGGCGGCTATACGCGGCGGCCAACCGGTGTGTGGCCGTCGCCGCGCGGCGGGCACCGCCGGAGCTCAGCGACTCGATGCAGCGGTTGATCGGCGGCGTCGAACAGGGCCGGTGTCCGGCGGACGATTTTTCCGACCGAGTGATCGAGCACGGCCTCGCGCCGGTGGTCGCGCGGTTGGCGCAAGGGTGGCCGTGACTAGCCGGGAAAGGCTCGCCGACGGCCTCGCGCGGGCCCGGGCGCGCACGTTGCGGCTGGTCGAGTTCGACGATGCCGAGCTTTGTCGCCAGTACGACCCGTTGATGAGCCCGCTGGTGTGGGACCTGGCGCACATCGGTCAGCAGGAAGAGTTGTGGCTGCTGCGCGACGGCGACCCGGCCCGGCCCGGGATGCTGTCGCCGGCGGTCGAGGGCCTCTACGACGCCTTCGAACACCCCCGCGCCAGTCGTGTCGATTTGCCGCTGCTGTCCCCGGAGCGGGCGCGGTCCTATTGCCGGACGGTGCGGTCCGCCGTGCTGGATGCCCTCGACGCCCTTCCGGTGGACGCCAGCGACTTCGCGTTCGGTTTGGTGATCAGCCACGAGAATCAGCACGACGAAACGATGCTGCAGGCGTTGAACCTGCGCCCCGGCCCGCCGCTGTTGCGGGAACGGGCCGCCCTGCCCGCGGGCCGGCCGGCGCTGGCCGGGACGGCGGTGTTGGTGCCCGCCGGCCCGTTCGTGCTCGGCGTGGACGCCGCGAGTGAGCCGTACTCGCTGGACAACGAGCGTCCCGCCCACATCGTCGATGTGCCGGCCTACCGCATTGGCCGGGTTCCGGTCACCAATGGTGAATGGCGACATTTCATCGACGACGGGGGCTACACCCAGCCGCGGTGGTGGTCCACGCGCGGCTGGCAGCATCGCCAGCGCGCCGGGCTTACCGCGCCGCAGTTCTGGAATCCGGACGGGCAGACGCGCACCCGCTTCGGCTACGTCGAAGACATTCCCGCCGACGAGCCGGTGCAGCACGTCACCTACTTCGAGGCCGAGGCCTACGCGGCCTGGGCCGGCGCCCGGTTGCCGACCGAGGCGGAATGGGAGAAGGCCTGCGCATGGGATCCGGCGACCAACTCCCGGCGCCGCTACCCGTGGGGAGCCTCAGAGCCGTCGGAGGCCGTGGCCAACCTCGGTGGCGCGGCGCTGCGCCCGGCGCCGGTCGGCGCGTACCCGGGTGGTGCTTCGGCCTACGGCGTAGAGCAGATGCTGGGCGATGTCTGGGAGTGGACCAGCTCGCCGCTGCGGCCCTGGCCCGGGTTCGTCCCGATGATCTACGAGCGTTATTCGCGGCCATTCTTCGACGGCGACTATCGGGTGCTGCGTGGTGGATCGTGGGCGGTGGAGAGCGCGATCCTGCGGCCCAGCTTCCGCAACTGGGACCACCCCTACCGCCGCCAGATCTTCTCCGGCGTCCGGTTGGCGTGGGACGCCTGATGTGCCGTCACCTGGGTTGGCTCGGGGCCGATGTCACGGTCGCCTCGCTGGTGCTCGATCCGCCACGGGGCCTGCTGGCGCAGTCCTATGCTCCGCGCCGGCAAAAGCACGGCCTGCTGAACGCCGACGGTTGGGGCGTGGGCTTTTTCGACGGCGGGGTGCCCCGGCGCTGGCGCAGCTCGGCGCCGCTCTGGGGCGACCTGTCGTTTGCCTCGGTGGCGCCGGCCCTGCGCAGCCACTGTGTGGTGGCGGCGGTGCGCTCGGCGACGGTCGGCATGCCGATCGAAGCCAGCGCGAGTGCGCCGTTCACCGACGGTCACTGGCTGTTGTCGCACAACGGTGTCGTCGACCGCGCCGTGTTGCCGCTGCGTTCGTCGGCCGAATCGGTTTGCGACAGCGCGATACTCGCGGCGGCCATCTTCGCTCGCGGGATGGACGCGCTGGGCGACACGATCGTCGAGATCGGGGCGGCCGACCCCATTGCACGATTGAATATCCTGGCGGCCAATGGTTCTCGTATGGTGGCCACTACCTGGGGGGACACGTTGTCGATCTTGCGGCGCGCCGACGGAGTGGTGCTGGCCAGCGAACCCTACGACGACGACCCGGACTGGGCAGACGTGCCGGACCGCCACCTGGTGGAGGTCGTCGGGGATCGTGTCACGTTGACCCGTTTGGACCGCCTTGGCCCCCCGAAAGGATGCTGATGACGCTGTCGCTCTCCAACCATCTGGCGCAGGACTCGGCGTATCACGCGTTGCGACG
This is a stretch of genomic DNA from Mycobacterium lacus. It encodes these proteins:
- a CDS encoding sensor domain-containing protein encodes the protein MRIATAAVSVAVGAALAVPVAQAHPSDPGVVSYAVLGKGSVGNIVGGPMGWESVFTQPIQEFWVELPACNNWADIGLPEVYNDPDLASFNGATTQTSATDQTHYVKQAVGVFATNDAADRAFHRVVDRTVGCSGQTTAMHLDNGITQVWSFAGEGATGGDMVWVKQEAGTDRRCFDQTRLRENVLLQAKVCQSGNAGPAVNVLAGAMQNALGQ
- the egtA gene encoding ergothioneine biosynthesis glutamate--cysteine ligase EgtA, with protein sequence MTFGAIAAAASRLDGACPADVEMTSSSVAAEYIADTCLDDGPLGRVGLELEAHCYDPADPFRRPSWDEITAVLEWLSPMPGGSVVTVEPGGAVELSGPPVVGVLPAVEAMTRDQQVLRSAFAEAGLGLVFLGADPLRSPMRVNPGARYRAMERFFAASHSGAAGAAMMTSTASIQVNLDAGPQDGWASRVRLAHALGPTMIAIAANSPMLSGRFSGWVSSRQRVWGQMDSARCGPILGASGDDPGTDWARYALKAPVMMVRSPDADDTFAVTHYVPFADWVDGVVRLGGRRPTVADLQYHLTTLFPPVRPRRWLEIRYLDSVPDDVWPAVLFTLVTLLDDPAAADLAADAVEPVATAWDTAARVGLSDRRLYAAANRCVAVAARRAPPELSDSMQRLIGGVEQGRCPADDFSDRVIEHGLAPVVARLAQGWP
- the egtB gene encoding ergothioneine biosynthesis protein EgtB, which produces MTSRERLADGLARARARTLRLVEFDDAELCRQYDPLMSPLVWDLAHIGQQEELWLLRDGDPARPGMLSPAVEGLYDAFEHPRASRVDLPLLSPERARSYCRTVRSAVLDALDALPVDASDFAFGLVISHENQHDETMLQALNLRPGPPLLRERAALPAGRPALAGTAVLVPAGPFVLGVDAASEPYSLDNERPAHIVDVPAYRIGRVPVTNGEWRHFIDDGGYTQPRWWSTRGWQHRQRAGLTAPQFWNPDGQTRTRFGYVEDIPADEPVQHVTYFEAEAYAAWAGARLPTEAEWEKACAWDPATNSRRRYPWGASEPSEAVANLGGAALRPAPVGAYPGGASAYGVEQMLGDVWEWTSSPLRPWPGFVPMIYERYSRPFFDGDYRVLRGGSWAVESAILRPSFRNWDHPYRRQIFSGVRLAWDA
- the egtC gene encoding ergothioneine biosynthesis protein EgtC; the encoded protein is MCRHLGWLGADVTVASLVLDPPRGLLAQSYAPRRQKHGLLNADGWGVGFFDGGVPRRWRSSAPLWGDLSFASVAPALRSHCVVAAVRSATVGMPIEASASAPFTDGHWLLSHNGVVDRAVLPLRSSAESVCDSAILAAAIFARGMDALGDTIVEIGAADPIARLNILAANGSRMVATTWGDTLSILRRADGVVLASEPYDDDPDWADVPDRHLVEVVGDRVTLTRLDRLGPPKGC